The following coding sequences are from one bacterium window:
- a CDS encoding GDP-mannose 4,6-dehydratase, whose amino-acid sequence MKNKIVITGGAGFIGSHLGDALLSSGYEVVAVDNLSMGKIENIKHNSANPDFHFEKVDIRDIESLKKVCKDANIIVHLAAYKIPRYGNAVETLLVNGEGGVNVFKVAKEFNCKVVLASTSDVYGKSEESFFQEDGNLIMGPSYIPRWSYAVSKLFEEHLAYAYQDAYNIPVNIIRIFECYGPRYHLSWWGGPIPVFISAILSNKEVEIHNDGKQTRCFIYISDLVDGIISIIEKDKLSGEIFNLGTKEEISILDLVYLIKDLSGSVDMPKIKFVPYSSFSNKKYEDIKKRTPDITKAGNLLKFAPKMSLREGLLKTIDWQRGIIKKEE is encoded by the coding sequence ATGAAAAATAAAATCGTAATAACCGGTGGCGCCGGATTTATTGGCTCTCATTTAGGAGATGCTTTGCTTAGTAGCGGATACGAAGTTGTCGCAGTGGATAATTTATCGATGGGGAAAATAGAAAACATTAAACACAATTCAGCGAATCCTGATTTTCATTTTGAAAAAGTTGACATCAGAGATATTGAGTCATTAAAAAAAGTGTGCAAAGACGCAAATATAATAGTTCATTTAGCGGCTTATAAAATTCCGAGATATGGTAATGCAGTAGAGACTTTATTGGTAAATGGAGAAGGCGGCGTTAATGTTTTTAAAGTTGCAAAAGAATTTAATTGTAAAGTTGTGTTAGCTTCTACATCAGATGTGTATGGGAAAAGCGAAGAATCATTTTTTCAGGAAGATGGGAATTTAATAATGGGACCAAGTTATATTCCAAGATGGAGTTATGCTGTATCAAAGTTATTTGAAGAGCATTTAGCTTATGCTTATCAAGATGCGTATAATATACCGGTAAATATAATAAGGATTTTTGAGTGTTATGGACCACGCTATCACCTTTCATGGTGGGGTGGTCCAATACCTGTTTTTATTTCTGCAATACTAAGCAATAAGGAAGTGGAAATTCATAATGACGGTAAACAAACAAGATGTTTTATTTATATTAGTGATTTGGTTGATGGGATAATAAGTATTATAGAAAAAGATAAACTATCCGGTGAAATTTTTAATCTTGGAACTAAGGAAGAGATAAGTATATTGGATCTTGTTTATTTGATTAAAGATTTATCAGGAAGCGTTGATATGCCTAAGATAAAATTTGTTCCGTATTCCAGTTTTTCAAATAAAAAATATGAAGACATTAAAAAACGTACCCCTGATATAACAAAAGCTGGAAATTTATTAAAGTTTGCCCCCAAAATGTCTCTAAGAGAAGGTTTATTAAAAACTATTGATTGGCAACGTGGAATTATAAAAAAAGAAGAATAA
- the wecB gene encoding UDP-N-acetylglucosamine 2-epimerase (non-hydrolyzing) gives MKKIFLIVGARPNFMKAAPILEKLKKCPDIKSVLIHTGQHYDYAMSKVFFEDLNIPAPDVNLGIGSCGHAEQTGRIMIGLEKIYLKEKPNLVVVFGDVNSTLAGALVASKLNIPVAHIEAGVRSYNNMPEETNRLLTDHISDYLFTTSKYEDENLWKEGISVNKIFCVGNIMIDSLLKYKEVAIKRQITEKLLLERKKYVLCTLHRVENVDDKDKFKNIIRALSEISKSMSIICPVHPRTRKNINNFGLNKFFTEFKAGKLGKNTGIKLIEPLSYIDCLNLEMNAKFIITDSGGIQVEATILGIPCLTILDKPLWVVTHKEGTNILVKEYGKELIKQAMKMVNKEYVNKKGVKSPRLWDGKTADRIVKILIKKL, from the coding sequence ATGAAGAAAATTTTTCTTATTGTAGGAGCAAGACCTAATTTTATGAAAGCAGCTCCTATTTTAGAAAAATTAAAAAAGTGTCCCGATATTAAATCTGTTTTAATACATACTGGTCAACATTATGATTACGCTATGTCTAAAGTGTTTTTTGAGGATTTAAATATTCCTGCGCCGGATGTAAATCTTGGAATTGGATCTTGTGGACACGCTGAACAAACCGGTAGGATAATGATTGGATTAGAAAAAATTTATTTAAAAGAAAAACCTAATTTAGTCGTAGTGTTCGGAGATGTAAATTCTACTCTGGCTGGTGCACTTGTGGCTTCTAAATTGAATATTCCAGTTGCTCATATTGAAGCTGGTGTTCGTAGTTATAATAATATGCCGGAAGAAACCAATCGCCTTCTTACAGATCATATTTCCGATTATCTTTTTACTACTTCTAAATATGAAGATGAAAACCTATGGAAAGAAGGGATATCTGTAAATAAAATATTCTGTGTAGGTAATATAATGATAGACAGTCTATTGAAATACAAAGAGGTAGCGATTAAAAGACAGATTACTGAAAAATTACTTTTAGAAAGAAAAAAATATGTTCTATGTACACTTCATAGGGTGGAAAATGTAGACGATAAAGACAAATTTAAGAATATTATCCGTGCTTTATCGGAAATATCAAAAAGTATGTCTATTATATGCCCTGTTCATCCAAGAACCAGAAAAAATATAAATAATTTTGGGCTAAATAAATTTTTCACAGAGTTTAAAGCGGGAAAGCTTGGGAAAAATACTGGTATAAAGCTTATAGAGCCTTTGAGTTATATTGATTGTTTAAATTTAGAAATGAACGCAAAATTTATTATTACGGATTCAGGGGGAATACAAGTAGAAGCAACTATTTTAGGAATTCCTTGTCTTACCATTCTTGATAAACCTCTTTGGGTTGTTACTCATAAAGAGGGAACGAATATTTTAGTTAAGGAATATGGCAAAGAATTAATAAAACAGGCGATGAAAATGGTCAATAAAGAATATGTTAATAAAAAAGGGGTAAAGTCTCCAAGATTATGGGATGGAAAAACAGCAGATAGAATAGTAAAAATTTTAATTAAAAAACTATGA
- a CDS encoding MarR family winged helix-turn-helix transcriptional regulator, producing MGNVDDISDKIMILGAKVYPLFRQIFENYHPDEIAILHILRMADGKLVRKELLKELNVEKKIISRRIRNLVSMGFVKSYRSQLSAREVVDEITEKGNREFNDLRKKIKFLLKGGMEFLDKEEQRVLQNIINQSGNKIKTIEKIVKLGVK from the coding sequence ATGGGAAATGTTGATGATATTTCAGATAAGATAATGATTTTGGGGGCGAAGGTATATCCCCTGTTTCGGCAGATTTTCGAAAATTATCATCCTGATGAAATTGCTATTCTGCATATTTTAAGAATGGCCGATGGTAAGCTTGTGAGAAAAGAGCTTTTGAAAGAACTTAATGTAGAGAAGAAAATAATTTCAAGAAGAATTAGAAACCTGGTGTCTATGGGGTTTGTAAAAAGTTATAGAAGTCAGCTATCAGCTCGAGAGGTTGTAGACGAGATAACTGAAAAAGGAAACAGGGAATTTAACGATTTAAGGAAAAAAATTAAATTTCTATTAAAAGGAGGTATGGAATTCCTTGATAAAGAGGAACAACGTGTTTTGCAAAATATTATTAACCAGTCCGGAAATAAGATAAAAACGATTGAAAAGATTGTAAAATTAGGAGTAAAATAA
- the nadD gene encoding nicotinate-nucleotide adenylyltransferase, producing MNMVNIGIFGGAFDPPHIGHLIIAEQARQKFKLNKIVWIPLNTPVHKSPTYASAAHRFNLVRLAISDSPYFEISDIEIKRKGLSFMIDTLIEFSKKNYPSNIFLIIGIDEAKNFHKWKDYKKISEFVNIIAVGRPGIKHEVSKNMKFLPLMLDVSSTKIRKMLKQKISIKHLVPDNVEKYIKDKKLYIN from the coding sequence ATGAATATGGTTAATATAGGGATTTTTGGAGGCGCTTTTGACCCGCCTCATATTGGACATCTTATCATTGCCGAGCAAGCAAGACAAAAATTCAAGCTAAATAAAATAGTATGGATACCACTAAATACCCCCGTTCATAAATCTCCTACTTATGCTTCCGCAGCACATAGATTTAATTTAGTTAGGCTTGCGATATCCGATAGTCCATATTTTGAAATCTCTGATATTGAAATAAAAAGAAAGGGATTATCTTTTATGATAGATACACTCATAGAATTCAGTAAAAAAAACTATCCTTCAAACATATTCTTAATCATAGGTATAGACGAGGCAAAAAACTTTCATAAATGGAAAGATTATAAAAAAATCTCTGAATTCGTTAATATTATAGCAGTTGGAAGACCTGGGATAAAGCATGAAGTTTCCAAAAATATGAAGTTTTTGCCATTAATGCTTGATGTTTCATCTACAAAAATAAGAAAAATGCTAAAACAAAAAATATCAATTAAACATCTTGTCCCTGATAATGTTGAAAAATACATAAAAGATAAAAAACTTTATATAAATTAA
- a CDS encoding tetratricopeptide repeat protein, which produces MLLVYLLSFIINVPLQTNNHNVIPPYREYLRKGELEKIDINTIKDTFLLAELMYFNYDFENALKFYKNIPSFSPDCNDALYRIELLNGNTKEDLTNFANAELLYRNGTSRPGGEDKFDKSIEILKKLKLRHSSINLFSYILLIDILESKKNQKEAINECKEFLIKFEDAPKTPEILMKEGTLYEKTGNKKEAVKIYNQILVKYPKSPVSALARLALEE; this is translated from the coding sequence ATGTTACTCGTCTATTTATTAAGTTTTATAATTAATGTCCCTCTTCAAACAAATAATCATAACGTAATTCCCCCATATAGAGAATACTTGAGAAAAGGAGAGCTTGAAAAAATAGATATTAATACAATTAAAGATACTTTTTTATTGGCAGAACTTATGTATTTTAATTATGATTTTGAAAATGCTTTAAAATTCTATAAAAATATTCCGTCATTTTCTCCCGATTGTAATGATGCTCTTTATAGAATAGAACTCTTAAACGGAAATACAAAAGAAGATTTAACAAATTTTGCTAACGCCGAACTTCTATATAGAAATGGAACATCTCGCCCCGGCGGTGAAGATAAATTTGACAAATCTATTGAAATCCTAAAAAAGCTTAAATTACGACACTCCTCGATTAATTTATTTTCCTATATCCTTTTGATAGATATCCTTGAATCCAAGAAAAACCAAAAAGAAGCGATTAATGAATGCAAAGAATTTTTAATCAAATTCGAAGATGCCCCTAAAACGCCTGAAATTCTGATGAAAGAGGGGACTCTGTATGAAAAAACAGGCAATAAAAAAGAAGCAGTAAAAATATATAATCAGATTCTTGTAAAGTACCCTAAATCTCCTGTTTCTGCCCTGGCAAGATTAGCATTAGAGGAATAA
- a CDS encoding T9SS type A sorting domain-containing protein gives MKKISLSVFFFLILFICENTLFSQTKWTKYANNPVMVKTNFIWEFFAIGQPTCIMENDTFKMWYCAAGIDHKGRVFYAHSTDAINWVKHNNGTPVLDVGKQGEWDMRWLDTPEIVRDSMGYKLYYFGAPTDSSPPIHSAIGLATSSDGINWQRDSNNPVLEKGDSTQWDGFWIESPAVLYDENIYKMWYTGVAKDWKIRIGYATSPDGKVWTKYPLNPVLEVGTAGSWEDLWAAVPAVIKTDTLYEMWYSGISVADKMDAVIDTVRAGYATSTDGINWNKYFDNPILSSFDLPYDSAGPWAPDVVRDKNEYKMVYETQSGFCLATSPIQTIEENSSSTPIIEYLQLRIYPNPAITNIIFSLQLNKSANKLNGLTIKIYNISGKLVKTFPTLQKNKILWDRKNNSNQKLTSGVYFCNLETENKIIQTRKLLLLN, from the coding sequence ATGAAAAAAATATCGTTATCCGTTTTCTTTTTTCTGATTTTATTTATATGTGAAAACACATTATTCTCACAAACAAAATGGACAAAATATGCAAATAATCCTGTTATGGTAAAAACAAATTTTATCTGGGAATTTTTTGCAATAGGACAACCCACCTGTATTATGGAAAATGATACTTTTAAAATGTGGTATTGTGCGGCAGGTATTGACCATAAAGGAAGAGTGTTTTACGCACATTCTACAGATGCTATTAATTGGGTAAAACACAATAATGGAACTCCCGTTCTGGATGTCGGGAAACAGGGGGAATGGGATATGCGCTGGCTTGACACACCTGAAATCGTAAGAGATTCTATGGGATATAAACTTTATTATTTTGGTGCACCCACAGACAGTTCCCCGCCAATACACTCTGCAATTGGTCTGGCAACTTCGTCCGATGGAATAAACTGGCAAAGAGATTCTAACAATCCGGTTCTGGAAAAAGGTGACTCTACTCAATGGGATGGTTTTTGGATTGAATCACCTGCAGTATTATATGACGAAAATATTTATAAAATGTGGTACACCGGAGTTGCAAAAGACTGGAAAATCAGAATCGGATATGCAACATCTCCGGATGGAAAAGTGTGGACAAAATACCCATTGAATCCTGTATTAGAAGTCGGGACTGCAGGCTCATGGGAAGATTTGTGGGCAGCGGTTCCGGCTGTAATAAAAACTGATACGCTTTATGAAATGTGGTATAGCGGGATTTCGGTTGCCGATAAAATGGATGCTGTGATAGATACCGTTCGTGCGGGGTATGCCACATCTACGGATGGAATAAATTGGAATAAATACTTTGACAATCCAATTTTATCCAGTTTTGACTTGCCTTATGATAGTGCCGGTCCTTGGGCACCAGATGTAGTACGGGATAAAAATGAATATAAAATGGTGTATGAAACCCAAAGTGGGTTCTGTCTTGCAACCTCACCAATACAAACAATCGAAGAAAATTCTAGTTCCACCCCTATCATCGAGTATCTACAATTAAGAATTTATCCTAACCCGGCTATTACAAACATTATCTTTTCTTTACAACTAAACAAATCTGCAAATAAGCTTAATGGGTTAACTATTAAAATCTACAATATAAGTGGAAAATTAGTTAAAACTTTTCCCACATTACAAAAAAATAAAATTCTATGGGATAGAAAAAACAACTCAAATCAAAAATTAACATCCGGAGTTTACTTTTGTAATTTAGAAACAGAAAATAAAATTATTCAAACTCGAAAACTATTACTGCTAAATTAA
- a CDS encoding MFS transporter — MGNKLNKSVALFVSTLCSFLTPFMGSSVNVALPSIGKEFGMDAILLSWVTTAYLLSAAIFLVPFGRIADIYGRKRIFSYGVLIYSIASFFSAICKTGYLLIYCRVLQGVGGAMIFGTGVAILISVFPVGERGKVLGINTASVYLGLSIGPFVGGFLVEHFGWRSLFWVNVLLGVVAFIFIIWKLKGEWAEARGERFDFTGSIIYAISLIMLMYGFSQLPSKIGLILILCSVLGGWSFIQWEMKNKVPILSMRLFKGNPVFAFSNLAALINYSATSASGFLLSLYLQYVKGIGPQNTGLVLIAQPIIMTVFSPFTGKLSDRIEPRILSSIGMGLTCFGLLLFVFLGKETSLGFIIFSLSILGFGFAFFSSPNTNAVMSSVEKKCYGVASATLGTMRIIGQMLSMGVAMLLFAVNMGKIQITPECHLLFLNSMKTAFIIFAVICFCGIFASLARGNIKNK, encoded by the coding sequence ATGGGAAATAAATTAAATAAAAGTGTTGCTTTATTTGTTTCCACATTGTGTTCTTTTCTTACGCCTTTTATGGGGTCCTCCGTAAACGTTGCGCTACCTTCTATTGGCAAAGAATTTGGTATGGATGCAATATTGTTAAGCTGGGTTACAACTGCGTATCTTTTATCTGCGGCTATATTTCTTGTCCCGTTTGGGAGAATTGCGGATATATATGGTAGAAAAAGGATTTTTAGTTATGGGGTGTTGATTTATTCCATAGCGTCTTTTTTTTCTGCGATCTGTAAAACAGGGTATTTGCTTATCTATTGCAGGGTGTTACAGGGAGTGGGCGGAGCAATGATTTTTGGGACAGGGGTAGCAATTTTGATATCTGTGTTCCCTGTCGGAGAACGAGGTAAAGTTCTAGGAATAAACACAGCTTCAGTTTACTTGGGGTTATCTATCGGCCCGTTTGTTGGGGGCTTTTTAGTGGAACACTTTGGCTGGCGAAGTCTTTTTTGGGTTAATGTGTTGCTGGGGGTAGTGGCATTTATTTTTATTATCTGGAAATTAAAGGGAGAATGGGCAGAGGCAAGAGGAGAACGTTTTGATTTTACGGGTTCTATAATTTACGCTATTTCTCTTATTATGCTTATGTATGGATTTTCACAATTGCCATCAAAAATAGGTTTAATATTAATTTTATGCAGTGTTCTGGGGGGATGGAGTTTTATACAATGGGAAATGAAGAATAAAGTTCCTATTTTGAGTATGAGGCTTTTTAAGGGTAACCCGGTTTTTGCTTTTTCTAATTTAGCGGCTCTAATTAATTACAGTGCTACTTCTGCTTCAGGCTTTTTATTAAGCCTTTATTTACAATATGTAAAAGGGATAGGTCCCCAAAATACCGGTCTTGTTTTAATTGCGCAGCCAATTATTATGACTGTCTTTTCTCCATTTACCGGCAAGTTATCAGATAGAATTGAGCCGAGAATTCTTTCTTCAATAGGTATGGGATTAACGTGTTTCGGACTTTTATTGTTTGTTTTTTTGGGGAAAGAAACATCGCTGGGGTTTATTATATTTAGTTTGAGTATTCTTGGTTTCGGTTTTGCTTTTTTCTCGTCTCCGAATACCAATGCAGTTATGAGTTCTGTTGAAAAAAAATGCTATGGGGTAGCTTCTGCGACACTTGGGACTATGCGGATTATAGGACAGATGCTAAGTATGGGTGTTGCAATGTTATTGTTTGCTGTAAATATGGGGAAAATTCAAATTACACCTGAATGTCACTTGCTTTTTTTGAACAGTATGAAGACAGCATTTATAATTTTTGCTGTTATTTGTTTTTGTGGGATATTTGCATCACTAGCGAGAGGAAATATAAAAAACAAATAA